One genomic region from Alosa alosa isolate M-15738 ecotype Scorff River unplaced genomic scaffold, AALO_Geno_1.1 AALO_1.0_unplaced_3, whole genome shotgun sequence encodes:
- the LOC125290238 gene encoding LOW QUALITY PROTEIN: ADP-ribosylation factor-like protein 1 (The sequence of the model RefSeq protein was modified relative to this genomic sequence to represent the inferred CDS: substituted 5 bases at 5 genomic stop codons) has protein sequence MENRLSFKKEVRILMLGLDGAGKTTILHKISSPDDVIETTPTIGFNVEKIEYKNIILHVXDLGGXTAIRSYXKFYYPNTVAIIFVIDSQDRERFSIAKEELLKLLDDKNLENVCILIFANKQDLENVADSSEISKSLNLTXITKHQXHVYHCSAVNNNGISDGLD, from the coding sequence aaaatagATTGAGTTTTAAAAAAGAAGTTAGAATATTAATGTTAGGGTTAGATGGTGCAGGAAAAACAACTATATTACATAAGATTTCTTCTCCAGATGATGTAATAGAAACAACACCAACTATTGGTTTTAATGTAGAAAAAAttgaatataaaaatattattttacatgTATGAGATTTAGGTGGATAGACTGCTATTAGATCTTATTGAAAATTTTATTATCCTAATACAGTTGCTATTATATTTGTTATAGATAGTCAAGATAGAGAAAGATTTAGTATAGCAAAAGAAGAATTATTAAAACTTTTAGATGATaaaaatttagaaaatgtatgtatattaatatttgcaaataaacaagatttagaaaatgtagCTGATAGTTCAGAAATTTCAAAATCATTAAATTTAACATAGATAACAAAACATCAATGACACGTGTATCATTGTAGCGCAGTGAATAATAATGGAATATCTGATGGATTAGATTGA